The nucleotide sequence CGCGTGTAGCTGGTGCCGTACCGTGCACCGATCCGCGTTACATGGCCCTCGACGACGCCACGCCCGAGTTCGTTGAGCAGGCCGTCGTGGACCGGGAAGGCCTTGGGGGCGCGGACGGAAATGACGAAGTCCACAACCTCGCCGATCTTGGACCACGGGGCGTGGATGGGGACCAGCAGTGTTTTGACTTCGATCCCGTCCGGGACCACGAAGGAGTCTCCGGGGTGGAACACGTTGTCGTCCACAAGGTAGCCGATATTTGCCACCACCGGGATCTGGGCATGGATGAGGGCGTGCTGTCCGCCGAAAGTCCGGATGCTGAAACCGGCGACGTCAAAGGATGAACCGGGGTCGACGGAATGCACGCGGT is from Paenarthrobacter nicotinovorans and encodes:
- a CDS encoding MBL fold metallo-hydrolase, which gives rise to MMLTKYTHACVRLEKEGKVLVIDPGTFSESAEALNGADAVLVTHEHNDHLDSPEVIKALRSNPDLVVHAPARVAAALQEESDIADRVHSVDPGSSFDVAGFSIRTFGGQHALIHAQIPVVANIGYLVDDNVFHPGDSFVVPDGIEVKTLLVPIHAPWSKIGEVVDFVISVRAPKAFPVHDGLLNELGRGVVEGHVTRIGARYGTSYTRLAPRESVEV